A stretch of the Ignavibacteria bacterium genome encodes the following:
- a CDS encoding succinate dehydrogenase cytochrome b subunit, with protein sequence MVQLSNFYESSVGKKVLMSLTGIFLCLFLIEHLLGNFLLFWGKEVYDTYSEFLAHNVYLFIVMRVIEIGLFVCLFLHAFLGVLLWFRNRATRSHKYKMRRAPENTLLASRITMVTGSIVFLFLVVHLNSFFIPTRLNSEPASPYKIVADEFASPLYSIFYVIALAFLGFHLRHGFQSAFQTLGLRTKSYIKLLDAIAVFFWLVVPLGFASMPIYFLWFHK encoded by the coding sequence ATGGTTCAACTTTCTAATTTTTACGAATCTTCTGTCGGCAAAAAAGTGCTGATGAGTCTTACAGGAATCTTTCTGTGCCTATTCCTTATAGAACACTTGTTGGGAAACTTCTTACTCTTCTGGGGAAAGGAAGTGTATGACACGTATTCGGAATTTCTCGCGCACAATGTTTATCTCTTCATTGTAATGCGAGTTATTGAAATCGGGTTGTTTGTGTGTTTATTTCTCCACGCATTTCTTGGTGTGTTGTTGTGGTTCAGAAATAGAGCAACACGTTCACACAAATACAAAATGAGGAGAGCGCCAGAAAATACATTGCTTGCCTCTCGCATTACGATGGTAACTGGTAGCATTGTGTTTCTTTTTCTCGTGGTGCATTTAAATTCCTTTTTTATTCCAACGCGATTAAATTCAGAACCAGCATCTCCATATAAAATTGTTGCTGATGAATTCGCTTCACCGTTGTATTCAATTTTTTACGTCATTGCTCTTGCATTTCTTGGTTTTCATTTGCGTCACGGGTTTCAATCGGCATTTCAAACGCTTGGCTTACGAACAAAAAGTTATATCAAACTTCTTGATGCAATTGCAGTTTTCTTTTGGCTTGTCGTTCCGCTTGGATTTGCATCAATGCCGATTTATTTTTTGTGGTTTCATAAATAA